A genomic segment from Salvia splendens isolate huo1 chromosome 13, SspV2, whole genome shotgun sequence encodes:
- the LOC121761816 gene encoding uncharacterized protein LOC121761816 isoform X3, which produces MRAAIAASLETVYKAPFAEVVSFKVTKPDTLLYNVKVDSWRNKISDRGKEPYRTLPNDLVLLSDSKPESVSDLQRIGAMYTFASVVKISEDKIGDSSSCEFKLKTTGIADLVDQKSKSLYVVYLTNITTHKRIWMALRMRQNLKIIEKVLVKSDLAKESCELCPLKFHNEVEEKFRSTLLSKSNESQLGAIRASICRIGCNHQPSVELIWGPPGTGKTSTLSTLLYILLEMNVRTLICAPTNTAITELASRVTTLMRNSVKTESGKSLLTCPLGGMLLFGNNDRLKIGSDIQEIFLDYRVDRLTEILVPLTGWMHCVSSMLDFLENCVSHHRIFVENDKIHSREHCDGEAVQSGTNSLLDYARDRFKSLAPPLRNCMLTVVTHLPRSFVDNGNHQKIMQLFSLLDSLEKLLFENNGITCMDLETIFMQQIMTGSESFLDTTSLQCVRSQCLFIIKSLQTSLSNLGFPKVFGKSSTEEFCFQKASLVFCTISSAFKLHSVDMDPFQLLVIDEAAQVKECETTIAFQIKDVRHAILVGDEIQLPATVSSKLSEEAGFGRSLFERLSSMGHPKHLLNVQYRMHPSISWFPNANFYQHQILDGPNVQSKSYERSYLPGKMFGPYSFINVRGGREELDDVGVSKRNMVEVAVVVKLVQKLLKAWNSSKENLSIGLVSPYAAQVAAIQDKLRSRYDHLERITVKVKSIDGFQGGEEDIIIISTVRSHRGGSIGFLCSPKRTNVALTRARHCLWILGNERTLCKSDSVWEEIVSDAKNRRCFFNADDDSDIGKTIIDVKKELDQLDDLLSEESTLFENLRWQVLFSENFRKSFQKLRFSNTKKLVINLLLKLGRGWRPRKLNVDWKCENSSYIIKQFKIDIYYVVCSIDMMKDTIYKQVLKVWDILPMTDTTKLLKRIDSIASMYTDVFINHCNDKLFERNLEVPMSWPLSCDTSRFKNPSSTKSVSGASTSSAECRTYVENSKVSESLLLMKFYSLSCGTVNHLLSDNEGKCVDLPFEVTDEEREIVDFTRSSFILGRSGTGKTTILTMKLYKTFQQYCVASRDSVAAEDNVSTTDEDEEEEEEEEEDDGGNMSITDEVAVEPCHGGTTDPVLHQLFVTVSPKLCHAVKKNVAQMKSISTENNSGHDSFTGMDDVDEVSEFKDIPDTFVGIQQEKYPLIITFHKFLMMLDGSLGKSYFQRFPFVRDSPQFGDRRSVGLQSFLRNNEVTYDRFSSIYWPHFNAKLKKSLDASRVYTEIISHIKGGPLEGGASDYKRSRQDYISLSESRISTLYVEQREAIYDIFEDYEKMKLERGEFDLADFVSDIHLRLNKEDLAGDKMDFVYIDEVQDLTTRQISLFRYICYNVEEGFMFSGDTAQTIARGIDFRFEDIRSLFYKEFVMGSQNRDLSGKKEKGLISDMFTLSYNFRTHTGVLRLAQSVVVLICHFFPHSIDVLPPETSRIYGESPIVLEPGSDDNLIISIFGHSGKSSGKWVGFGADQVILVRDDLAKKEISEYIGHQALILTIVECKGLEFQDVLLYNFFGSSPLSNQWRVVYGFLNEKDLLSGDSGNSFPSFSQSKHNLLCSELKQLYVAITRTRQRLWICENDVEVSKPMLDYWRKLSLVQVKKIDDSLAEAMKRASTPKEWKSQGIKLFWEKNYEMATMCFEKAGDETWEKRAKASGLRAVADSLRGSNSEEAATVLREAAEIFDSIDRVESAAECFYELGEFERAGRIYWDKCGKSELRKAGECFSLAGKYELAAKVYESGNFLRDCLSACSRGKHFNLGLQYIEQWKQDALSNSVIMVKFTEIDRIVQEFLENCALECHKAKDASLMRFVRAFCSTDSKRNFLRSLDCLEDLLVLEEELGNFNEASEIAKSLGHTLREVDLLEKAGQFNNACSLAFSYVISCVLWGFGNRGWPLKSFPQKAELLNRMRSVAQKVCGTYHASICAQSNFLSYDNKNLSELLHFYNASKQYETPIIEILVIRKLLEVHFQVNATKYEWDHELLLDPRSFSQRIGVNQISGGSLVYLWNLWKVHSLEILECLNRLEKNDSVELQGVVGFCFHYFGLRLLDNSRFAFQLLNPDAAWIKPVEGFIRWNKNVATLEARHCASAACKFWLQELIFVGLKVLEALQRLYDSMMKRLSTHCKSMCILYIFDIAKFFLDSKFFHLNFGDSKKLQGFVEQCTEYCNFNFPLDPRESLSENMISLRETELSRNLLEESVMRNIAGRGELTSGQIGRVVKIMLGNDKLKHGFYDKISERLSNGTPWKSFIENLTQPIESHSQRVQESPLRCSREALGQALLRALVETYNISWRVYDYISPHCFIYLVERMLILAPHPSGFFFTTKSSFVEYLVGMPPDANPKTSLTTHNNSRPGIMIDFVGQVVDQFLCNRIETVEWIMKSGINCNSYLPVLLLRSLMILCVLSINWGLSFDIFNQKMSRYDITKHLPKVFYEALRPRRRGYIQFVSAVATAFKLIGDPLVVVVSGDINRSVSYPDAVLLDLRSFSCRTDIMKTLFPRSTSVSDDQPTMDESNVTEPCVIVMPPAVSNEDENIVAKSSETGSATASSAGNDENLESLFLGKKVELEGHISLITHAIESAVVDSKEKGDDKNCDSDAEDEDSKTEDSAAVEVESDPSNKGKGKKKQTKKGNSAAEEVKPSHSNKGKGKGKNKGKSKKGKGGKRK; this is translated from the exons ATGCGAGCTGCAATAGCTGCTTCCTTGGAGACTGTTTACAAAGCTCCTTTTGCTGAAGTGGTTTCTTTCAAAGTGACAAAACCAGACACACTTCTGTATAATGTTAAAGTTGACAGCTGGAGAAACAAGATTAGTGATCGTGGAAAAGAGCCTTACAGAACATTGCCTAATGATCTTGTACTCCTATCGGATTCAAAACCTGAAAGTGTTTCTGACTTGCAACGCATTGGAGCAATGTACACTTTTGCATCCGTAGTTAAAATTTCTGAGGATAAGATTGGTGACAGTTCATCCTGTGAATTCAAGCTTAAAACCACAGGCATAGCTGATTTAGTTGATCAGAAAAGCAAGTCTCTCTATGTGGTATACTTGACTAACATAACCACTCACAAAAGGATATGGATGGCATTAAGAATGCGCCAAAATCTGAAGATCATTGAGAAAGTATTAGTCAAGAGTGACCTG GCCAAggaaagttgtgaattgtgccCTCTAAAATTTCACAATGAAGTGGAGGAGAAATTTCGATCAACTTTATTATCCAAGTCAAATGAATCACAACTTGGGGCAATCCGGGCCTCCATATGCAGAATTGGATGCAATCACCAACCCTCCGTGGAACTGATATGGGGTCCACCTGGGACTGGCAAGACATCAACTTTGAGTACCTTGCTGTATATCCTCTTGGAAATGAATGTGAGGACCCTCATATGTGCTCCAACGAATACTGCAATTACAGAGTTGGCTTCTCGTGTGACGACACTCATGAGAAATTCAGTTAAAACTGAAAGTGGGAAGAGCTTGTTGACTTGTCCTTTAGGAGGCATGCTCCTCTTTGGGAACAATGATCGCCTTAAAATTGGCTCTGACATCCAGGAAATCTTTTTAGATTACCGGGTTGATAGGCTTACGGAAATCTTAGTACCACTAACTGGCTGGATGCATTGTGTTTCATCCATGCTTGATTTTCTTGAAAACTGTGTCTCTCATCATAGGATCTTTGTGGAAAATGACAAGATCCACTCCCGAGAACATTGCGATGGTGAAGCTGTGCAGTCTGGAACAAACTCACTTCTGGATTATGCTAGAGATCGATTTAAAAGTTTAGCACCGCCCTTGAGAAATTGCATGCTGACAGTTGTCACTCATTTACCAAGAAGTTTTGTTGACAATGGGAACCACCAAAAGATAATgcaacttttttctcttcttgacTCGCTAGAAAAGTTGCTGTTTGAGAACAATGGCATTACATGTATGGATTTAGAAACTATCTTCATGCAACAAATAATGACCGGTTCTGAATCCTTTCTTGATACAACATCCTTACAATGTGTCAGAAGCCAGTGTCTGTTCATTATAAAATCTCTTCAGACTTCTCTTAGTAATCTTGGCTTTCCAAAAGTATTTGGTAAAAGTTCAACTGAAGAGTTTTGCTTCCAGAAAGCTTCACTGGTATTTTGCACTATATCATCTGCATTTAAGCTACATTCGGTTGATATGGATCCCTTCCAGTTACTGGTCATCGATGAAGCAGCTCAGGTTAAGGAGTGTGAAACAACCATTGCGTTTCAGATTAAAGATGTGAGGCATGCTATCCTGGTTGGGGACGAGATTCAGTTGCCAGCAACAGTATCAAGCAAG CTGTCTGAAGAAGCTGGCTTTGGGAGAAGCTTGTTTGAAAGATTAAGCTCAATGGGACATCCCAAACATCTACTTAATGTGCAGTACAGAATGCATCCGTCAATAAGTTGGTTTCCAAATGCAAATTTTTATCAACACCAGATACTTGATGGACCTAATGTGCAGAGTAAAAGCTACGAACGATCATATCTTCCAGGGAAAATGTTTGGTCCCTATTCGTTTATAAATGTTCGTGGTGGAAGAGAGGAGTTAGACGATGTGGGTGTCAGCAAAAGAAACATGGTTGAGGTCGCCGTGGTTGTGAAGCTTGTCCAGAAACTCCTCAAAG CATGGAATAGCTCAAAGGAAAATCTCAGTATTGGTTTAGTTTCTCCCTATGCTGCCCAAGTTGCAGCAATTCAAGATAAGCTCAGATCTAGATACGATCACCTTGAGAGGATTACAGTTAAGGTGAAGTCAATTGATGGGTTTCAAGGTGGTGAGGAAGACATTATAATTATATCAACTGTAAGGTCTCACAGAGGTGGTTCCATTGGTTTCTTGTGTAGTCCTAAAAGAACCAATGTTGCATTGACACGAGCCCG TCATTGTCTGTGGATATTAGGAAATGAGAGAACTTTGTGTAAAAGTGATTCAGTGTGGGAAGAAATAGTATCTGATGCCAAGAATCGGCGATGTTTCTTCAATGCGGATGATGATAGCGACATTGGAAAAACTATTATAGATGTGAAAAAGGAGTTGGATCAACTTGATGACCTTTTAAGTGAGGAGAGTACACTTTTCGAAAATTTAAGGTGGCAG GTTTTGTTCAGTGAGAACTTCAGGAAATCATTTCAGAAACTGAGATTTTCAAATACAAAGAAGTTGGTCATAAATTTGTTACTAAAACTCGGACGAGGTTGGCGGCCTCGGAAATTAAATGTGGACTGGAAATGTGAGAATTCTTCATACATCATAAAACAATTTAAGATTGATATATACTATGTTGTTTGCTCCATTGACATGATGAAGGACACCATCTATAAGCAAGTTTTGAAAGTGTGGGACATATTGCCTATGACGGACACCACAAAATTGTTGAAAAGAATTGACAGTATAGCTTCTATGTATACAGATGTTTTCATCAACCACTGCAATGACAAGTTATTTGAGAG gAATTTGGAGGTGCCAATGAGTTGGCCACTCTCCTGTGATACATCACGTTTTAAGAATCCTAGTAGCACGAAATCAGTCTCAGGTGCAAGTACTAGTTCCGCTGAATGCAGAACTTATGTTGAAAACTCAAAAGTTAGTGAAAGCCTGTTGCTGATGAAATTCTACTCCTTGTCATGTGGTACTGTAAATCATTTGCTTTCGGATAATGAGGGTAAATGTGTTGATCTTCCATTTGAAGTTACCGATGAGGAGAGGGAAATAGTAGATTTTACTAGAAGCAGTTTCATATTAGGTCGTTCTGGCACTGGGAAAACGACTATTCTAACTATGAAGCTGTACAAGACATTTCAGCAGTACTGTGTTGCTTCACGGGATTCTGTGGCAGCTGAAGACAATGTGAGTACCACcgatgaagatgaagaggaagaggaagaggaagaggaagatgatGGTGGCAATATGAGTATCACTGATGAAGTTGCTGTCGAGCCGTGCCATGGTGGAACCACAGATCCTGTATTACACCAGCTATTTGTCACCGTTAGCCCAAAACTGTGTCATGCTGTTAAAAAGAATGTAGCTCAGATGAAAAG CATTTCTACTGAAAACAACTCTGGACATGACAgcttcactggtatggatgatgTTGATGAAGTTTCTGAATTTAAAGATATCCCAGATACTTTTGTTGGCATTCAACAGGAAAAATACCCTCTTATCATTACATTTCACAAGTTTTTGATGATGCTTGATGGCAGTCTGGGAAAGTCATACTTTCAGAGGTTTCCTTTCGTAAGAGATTCCCCTCAATTCGGAGACAGAAGATCAGTGGGGCTACAATCTTTCTTGAGGAATAACGAGGTCACTTATGATCGATTTTCTTCTATATATTGGCCCCATTTCAATGCCAAGCTGAAAAAGAGTCTGGATGCTTCAAGAGTTTATACTGAGATAATCTCACATATTAAAGGAGGTCCTCTGGAAGGTGGAGCATCTGATTACAAGCGAAGCAGACAGGATTACATATCATTATCTGAGAGTAGGATATCTACTTTATATGTGGAACAGAGAGAAgcaatttatgatatttttgagGACTATGAGAAAATGAAGTTAGAACGCGGTGAATTTGATCTAGCTGATTTTGTGAGTGACATTCATCTCAGACTCAACAAAGAAGATCTGGCAGGTGATAAAATGGACTTCGTCTACATTGATGAAGTCCAAGACCTTACAACAAGGCAAATTTCCCTTTTCAGATACATCTGTTACAATGTTGAGGAAGGGTTTATGTTTTCTGGTGATACCGCACAGACCATTGCCAGAGGGATTGACTTCAGGTTTGAGGATATTAGATCCTTGTTCTATAAAGAGTTTGTTATGGGATCTCAAAATCGTGATTTGTCAGGGAAGAAAGAGAAAGGACTTATATCTGATATGTTTACTTTGTCCTACAATTTCCGTACCCATACTGGAGTACTTaggttagctcaaagtgttgtagttcttatatgccatttcttcCCACATTCTATTGATGTACTGCCCCCTGAGACGAGTCGTATATATGGTGAGTCCCCGATTGTTCTCGAGCCTGGAAGTGATGATAacttgatcatttctatttttggacatAGCGGTAAGAGTAGTGGAAAATGGGTGGGCTTTGGTGCTGACCAGGTTATTCTAGTACGGGATGATTTAGCAAAGAAGGAAATTTCCGAGTACATTGGTCATCAAGCTCTCATTCTGACTATAGTGGAGTGCAAGGGCCTTGAGTTTCAG GATGTTCTACTGTATAACTTCTTTGGCTCCTCGCCGTTGAGTAACCAATGGAGAGTCGTGTATGGATTCTTGAATGAAAAAGATCTTCTTTCTGGGGATTCTGGGAATTCCTTCCCGAGTTTTAGCCAGTCAAAGCACAATCTCCTATGCTCTGAGTTGAAGCAATTATATGTGGCGATTACTCGAACAAGGCAAAGATTATGGATTTGTGAAAACGATGTAGAGGTTTCCAAGCCAATGCTTGATTATTGGAGGAAGCTGTCTCTTGTGCAAGTGAAGAAAATAGATGATTCTCTAGCAGAGGCCATGAAGAGGGCTAGCACTCCGAAAGAGTGGAAATCACAGGGTATCAAG CTCTTTTGGGAGAAGAACTATGAGATGGCGACAATGTGCTTTGAAAAAGCAGGTGATGAGACTTGGGAGAAAAGGGCTAAGGCCTCTGGTCTTCGAGCTGTTGCTGATAGTCTACGCGGTTCAAATTCTGAAGAGGCAGCTACAGTGCTTCGAGAGGCTGCAGAAATATTTGATTCAATCGACCGAGTTGAATCTGCAGCTGAATGTTTCTACGAACTGGGGGAGTTTGAAAGAGCAG GAAGGATCTATTGGGACAAATGTGGTAAGTCAGAACTAAGAAAAGCTGGTGAATGCTTCTCATTAGCTGGAAAATATGAACTTGCTGCAAAAGTTTATGAGAGTGGGAACTTCTTAAGAGACTGCTTATCAGCTTGCTCCAGGGGGAAACATTTTAACCTCGGTTTGCAGTATATTGAGCAGTGGAAGCAGGACGCGCTGTCAAACAGTGTAATAATGGTTAAATTTACGGAGATTGATAGAATTGTGCAAGAGTTTTTGGAAAATTGTGCTTTAGAGTGCCACAAGGCAAAGGATGCATCACTGATGAGGTTTGTTCGAGCCTTCTGTTCCACAGATTCCAAACGCAACTTTCTAAGGTCATTGGATTGCCTTGAAGATCTTCTGGTTCTGGAAGAAGAGTTGGGAAACTTCAATGAGGCTTCCGAGATTGCGAAGAGTCTGGGTCATACTCTGCGTGAGGTTGATCTGCTGGAAAAGGCGGGGCAATTTAATAATGCTTGTTCATTAGCCTTTTCTTATGTTATTTCTTGTGTTCTGTGGGGATTTGGAAATCGAGGATGGCCATTAAAATCATTTCCTCAGAAAGCGGAACTTCTAAACAGAATGAGGTCAGTTGCACAAAAGGTTTGTGGAACCTATCATGCATCAATTTGTGCACAGTCCAACTTTTTGTCTTATGATAACAAGAATTTGTCTGAATTGCTGCATTTTTACAATGCTTCAAAGCAATATGAAACTCCAATTATTGAAATTCTTGTAATTCGAAAACTTCTAGAAGTACATTTTCAAGTGAATGCTACCAAGTATGAGTGGGACCATGAACTTCTGTTGGATCCAAGGTCGTTTTCTCAGAGAATAGGGGTGAACCAAATCTCTGGTGGATCACTTGTTTACCTTTGGAACTTGTGGAAGGTACATAGTTTAGAGATATTAGAATGTCTCAACAGACTGGAAAAGAATGATTCCGTCGAATTACAAGGTGTTGTTGGCTTCTGTTTTCATTACTTTGGACTGAGGTTGCTTGATAATTCCAGATTTGCCTTTCAGTTGCTGAATCCTGATGCTGCTTGGATAAAACCTGTTGAGGGTTTCATTCGTTGGAACAAGAATGTGGCGACTTTAGAAGCTCGTCATTGTGCATCAGCGGCTTGTAAATTCTGGCTACAAGAATTAATTTTTGTTGGACTTAAAGTGTTGGAGGCTCTTCAACGACTTTATGATTCCATGATGAAGCGCTTGTCTACGCACTGCAAAAGTATGTGTATACTATACATTTTTGACATTGCAAAGTTCTTCCTCGATTCCAAGTTCTTTCATTTGAACTTTGGAGATAGCAAGAAGCTGCAGGGTTTTGTGGAGCAATGCACTGAATACTGCAATTTTAATTTCCCTTTGGACCCTCGAGAGTCCTTATCAGAAAACATGATATCTTTGAGAGAAACTGAACTTTCCAGGAATTTACTTGAAGAGAGTGTTATGAGAAATATTGCTGGAAGGGGGGAACTTACAAGTGGGCAGATTGGACGTGTAGTGAAGATAATGCTGGGTAATGATAAGCTGAAGCATGGTTTCTATGATAAAATTTCTGAAAGGCTTTCAAACGGAACGCCTTGGAAGTCATTCATCGAGAATCTCACGCAGCCTATCGAGTCACATTCACAACGTGTGCAAGAATCTCCACTTAGGTGCTCAAGGGAAGCTTTGGGTCAAGCGCTGCTTAGAGCTTTGGTGGAAACTTATAACATCAGTTGGAGGGTGTATGACTATATATCTCCACACTGTTTCATATATCTTGTGGAAAGAATGTTGATCCTGGCTCCTCATCCAAGTGGCTTCTTTTTCACAACGAAATCCTCATTTGTTGAATATTTGGTAGGTATGCCACCGGATGCCAATCCAAAAACTAGCTTGACGACACACAACAATTCTCGTCCTGGTATCATGATCGACTTTGTTGGCCAAGTGGTTGATCAATTTCTTTGTAACAGAATTGAAACAGTAGAATGGATAATGAAATCTGGCATCAATTGCAATTCTTATCTTCCTGTTCTCCTTCTGAGATCGCTCATGATTCTGTGTGTGTTGTCTATAAATTGGGGCTTAAGCTTTGATATATTCAATCAGAAGATGTCTAGATATGACATTACAAAGCATCTTCCAAAGGTGTTCTATGAAGCTCTTCGACCTAGAAGGCGGGGTTATATTCAGTTTGTTTCAGCAGTTGCTACTGCTTTCAAGCTTATTGGTGATCCTCTTGTCGTTGTGGTTTCGGGCGACATCAATCGCAGCGTCAGTTATCCTGATGCGGTCTTACTCGACTTGAGATCCTTCTCTTGCAGAACTGATATCATGAAGACACTGTTTCCTAGAAGCACATCAGTATCGGATGATCAACCTACTATGGATGAAAGCAATGTGACCGAGCCTTGCGTCATAGTCATGCCGCCTGCAGTTAGCAATGAAGATGAGAATATTGTTGCAAAATCTTCAGAAACGGGCTCTGCAACTGCTTCAAGCGCAGGGAATGATGAAAATCTGGAGAGTCTTTTTCTGGGAAAGAAG GTGGAACTGGAGGGGCATATAAGCTTGATTACTCATGCTATTGAAAGTGCAGTTGTCGACTCCAAGGAGAAGGGCGATGACAAAAACTGTGACAGCGATGCTGAAGATGAAGATAGTAAAACGGAGGATTCAGCAGCTGTCGAAGTTGAATCTGATCCCAGCAACAAGGGGAAAGGAAAGAAGAAGCAGACCAAGAAAGGGAATTCAGCAGCTGAGGAAGTAAAGCCCAGTCACAGCAACAAGGGAAAAGGAAAGGGTAAGAATAAAGGCAAGTCaaagaaaggaaaaggaggtaAAAGGAAGTAG